The Meleagris gallopavo isolate NT-WF06-2002-E0010 breed Aviagen turkey brand Nicholas breeding stock chromosome 10, Turkey_5.1, whole genome shotgun sequence genome contains a region encoding:
- the ECHDC2 gene encoding enoyl-CoA hydratase domain-containing protein 2, mitochondrial, with product MNRPHARNSLGKVFVDELFSALEQLRFDEKVRVVVFKSKVKGVFCAGADLKEREKMDDAEVGHFVKRLRNLMDEIAALPVPTIAAIDGYALGGGLELALACDLRVAASSAKMGLIETTRGLLPGAGGTQRLPRCVGVGLAKELIFTGRQIDGQEAFSMGLVNHTVPQNEEGDAAYQRALTLAKEILPRAPIAVKMGKLAINRGIEVDIASGMAIEGMCYAQNIPTRDRQEGMAAFREKRPPQFIGK from the exons ATGAACCGACCCCATGCAAGAAATTCTTTGGGAAAAGTATTTGTAGATGAA CTTTTCAGTGCTCTGGAACAGCTCCGCTTTGATGAGAAAGTTCGTGTGGTGGTGTTCAAGAGCAAAGTGAAGGGTGTGTTTTGTGCTG GTGCAGACTTAAAGGAGCGTGAAAAGATGGATGATGCAGAAGTTGGACACTTTGTTAAAAGGCTGAGAAATCTCATGGATGAAATTG CTGCCCTGCCTGTACCCACAATTGCTGCAATAGATGGCTACGCACTGGGCGGTGGACTAGAACTGGCGTTGGCTTGTGACCTTCGAGTTGCAG cttcatCAGCTAAAATGGGTCTTATAGAGACCACAAGAGGGCTTCTTCCAGGAGCAG GTGGAACCCAGCGCCTGCCCAGATGTGTTGGAGTAGGTCTTGCAAAGGAACTCATTTTCACAGGGAGACAGATAGATGGACAAGAAGCCTTCTCAATGGGATTAGTAAATCACACCGTGCCCCAAAATGAGGAGGGAGATGCAGCTTACCAGAGAGCATTAACTTTGGCTAAAGAAATCCTTCCTCGG gctCCAATTGCTGTGAAAATGGGAAAACTGGCAATAAACAGAGGAATAGAg GTTGATATTGCATCAGGGATGGCAATTGAGGGGATGTGTTACGCACAG AATATTCCCACAAGAGACCGTCAGGAAGGAATGGCTGCCTTCAGGGAAAAACGACCACCTCAGTTTATTGGCAAATAA
- the SHISAL2A gene encoding LOW QUALITY PROTEIN: protein shisa-like-2A (The sequence of the model RefSeq protein was modified relative to this genomic sequence to represent the inferred CDS: inserted 2 bases in 1 codon) — protein MSSECSSYLNADRVLVSGFSCPQVGGDARAVYCCGFQDVKYCCDDPHSFFPYEHSYMWWLSIGALVGLSIAAVVLFAFIITVCVLCYLFISTKPRSKLDTGLSLQMAGTELHHSHGGYQNKLLTEPSGFRRYFLSHKXIDRDPQEPHQLFQSFFLAAVIAADFKTSA, from the exons ATGAGCTCCGAGTGCAGCAGCTACCTCAACGCCGACAGGGTGCTGGTGAGCGGCTTCAGCTGCCCGCAGGTGGGAGGCGATGCCCGCGCCGTATACTGCTGCGGCTTCCAGGACGTCAAGTACTGCTGCGATGACCCCCACAGCTTCTTCCCCTACGAGCACAGCTACATGTGGTGGCTCAG cATCGGAGCGCTTGTGGGCCTGTCAATAGCAGCGGTGGTCCTGTTTGCTTTTATCATCACTGTGTGTGTTCTCTGTTATTTGTTCATCAGCACAAAGCCACGCAGCAAATTGGATACTGGTTTAAGCCTACAGATGGCAG GTACGGAACTGCATCATTCACATGGCGGCTACCAAAACAAGCTGTTGACAGAACCAAGTGGCTTCAGGAGATATTTCCTCAGCCACAA GATAGACCGTGACCCACAAGAACCTCACCAACTTTTCCAGAGTTTTTTCCTGGCTGCCGTAATTGCAGCTGATTTCAAGAcgtcagcctga